GTCTGAGTTTTGGGATAAGCTGATATCTTTGTGCAAGCTCACAAGACATATGAAGATTCGAGAAACACTCATCTGCTGCATGGCTATGTGTGTGAAGAGGTATGCAAGTTTGTTAACCAGATATGTTGTTGCCTACATGGAGAGCAGTGCTAGATGTAATGACATGGATCAATTGGAGAGATCAGCCCACTTGTATGAATGTATTACCTTTTTTGTTAATCTGATTAAAGAACATAGTTCTACATCTGAGCCAGTGAACATGCGCAAGGCAGCTGCTGAATCTATAATTGCATCGGGTCTGCTGGAACAAGCTGAATTTATCAGTTCTTCTGTGTTCTCTCATGAAATCCCTTTTGACATTTCAGGTCTCCATTTTGAACCAAAAGAAGCTGTTAATATGTATGCTATTCAGGTGCTGGAAATATGGTTCACATGCATTAGGTTGCTGGAGGATGAAGATGATGCGGTAAGACAAATGCTAGCCTCGAATGTGCAGAAATGCTTTTCTTCAAAAAGAACTAGAAGCAGCTCTAGTGCTGGAGAGGTCCCAACCCAAGTGGAGAAAGTGATTGAATTGAGTTTTGAGTATCTGTCTTCTATCTTTGGTCACTGGATCGATTACTTTGATTATCTTTCAAAGTGGGTATTCGATGCTGCAAATTATGTGGTATCAAAAGGAGACCTTGTAAGGCGTGTGTTTGACAAGGAAATTGATAATCATCATGAAGAGAAGTTGTTGATCTGTCAAATTTGTTGCTCCCACTTGGAGAAGCTTCCAGTTCTAAAATTATTGTTGGGTGAAATTCCAATCAAACAAGAGTTCAGGAATTATTTATACAACTTGAGAATGAGATTCCAAAATCAGCTGATTTCATTTGCCAAGGACCATGCTGAGATGCTAGGAATTGACTGGATAGGCGGTGTGGGTAACCATAAAGATGCATTTCTACCTCTATATGCAAATTTGCTTGGCTTTTATTCTCTCTCGAACTGCATTTTCAATGGGAAAATTGAAGATGGTGCGACTCTAGTAGCCGATGTTGTCGAACTTGGTAAAAACATCAATCCATTTTTTAAAAATCCTTTGATTTCTAACCTGTATTTGTTAGTTGTAGAATCACATGAGAAAAAGGTCGGTGGGACTGCTGACCAGCTGGCCTATAAATTCTCAGATGACTCAATTTGGGACATTTTTTATCCCTATTTTCTTCTTAGGTGAGATAGAATTTGTAAAATAGATGCATAATTTGTTTTACAATGGCTCAAAGGGATCATGACAAGCCACAACCCATCATCTTTTTTGGTCTAAATTCCACTGTGTCATATAACATAGCTGTATTATTCTTTGCTATGCTTGATAAAGCAGATCCAAGATTTTGCCTCTCTGAGTAATGTAGCCTTTCTTTTATACCATTTGATGTATTGGCACTTTGTGTCTGGAATCTTGATGCAATAAAGCCATTATGCGATGCTTGCATCTTCATACTGCTTACCTTGTTTGGATATGTAGTCTAATGATTGAATGtttgtgataatataaaatatcaACAGTCATCTTAATTACCTATTCTTCTCTCAACTTTTTTCTGCTCTCAGGGCTCTGTAAAACTGCaagttattaattattatttttgatattttacaatttagtttctgataaaaattataattttattttttaattttttacgaaaaataagttaattttttatctatattttgttaataaaatagtttttctattaaaatttacTGTTAGTAGACTCAAATTTTATTATTGCTGTTATAAAAAGTGAAATGCGATGGATTAAATTGTTATGGTTTTtagaaatatattttaaaattcaacTTATTTCTCATAGAAAAATAagagtaatttataatttaatttatattatatctaaaaaattaaattataaattaccctattattttcttattgtcaaaaaagttaattacaagcaTACTAAATCAAATCTATATTGATTTTatgttttgaaataaaattaaaattatgtccAAATTGCTATTCTTGTTTCTTGTTTTTTAGTAAGGGACAAAGAAGTTATAGTTCCTCTCACACAAATTTTACATAagagtttttctatttttaatttagTTTAGGCTCACCACCGTAAACTAATGGTAActtttctctattttttctttatttattttggataaatgtaaatttaattttcattaacacatttaattatgttttttttcttatttcttcctttatgtaaaattattttgattttcttatttctttctttaatataAATAGGTGCTAGCTTGACCCATAAATGAACTTGGCCAACCCTAACAAACAGTGGTAAAGCATGGACCGTCTTTATTCTTGCCTTATGTTTGAGGGAATGAAGGAAAAATTAGGTATGAGAGCTACTCCATTCGTGAGATCAGTTGTGGGCATGATTCCgatatgattcaaaaaagaaagagaaatccAAGAGAATGAGAGACAATCAGAAAGAAAGAGGAGAAGTCATGGAAGAAAGATGAGAGAGAAATCTTCTTCCATAGCACCAAAATTCCAAAATGATTACTATCTCAAGAATTACAGCTAATATAGCTCTAACTGATGTATACATGTGGCTTAACTATCTAACTATCTCTCTATCAATTCCCACCAAGTGCAATGGACTGCAATAACAAGGTCTTCTCTCAAGAACAGGAACTTGTAGCCAAAGCCAAACGATATTGTATCACACTCTGAAGTACTTCAAGGGTTTCGAGTTTCATGTTCATATATACCAGTTTTCAAAATGGAGAACTGGAAAaccaatttttcagtttttcaaaatttaactaaTATTTGAACAACAATTTTAAGTTCTTTTCCACTGTTTTCTTTTATAATAAAGATTTTGTTTTCCAAATAAAAAAACCATAActtttttataactaaaattatgctataaattttttatatctaaaattgaataattatttaaaaaaatatttatttacaatgataaaaaataatcatattattataaaaaaaaacaaatattaaaaaattaaaaaataaaataagttctTATATATTTTTTACATTAAAATTGGCTAGGAATAACCTTGCCTTTATGGAAATGGACCAAAGGGTATCTTCTCCTTGTATGAATCACTCTAAACCCTTTTAGTTCCTTCGAGACTTAAAGCTTTATTGTATTGGTCTCCATTTACTCTGAACTTCAAACTCATGGAATGAACTGTCCAAATAAGGCTTTACATGTTGAAATCGGCCATAGACAATCCCTTTTTAAATGAAATTAGACAAAGCTTTCAAAAGTGTTTCACCAGTTATTTCAAGGCACTTTTAAGGGTTCTAGGAACTTAATGCCTTCTCATACTGGTCTCTAATCACCTCAAGCTTTGAGCCCATGATCTAACATTGCTAAAGGATGTCCAATGTATTGAAGTCAGCCAATGTGTCCCTTTTCCTGTTCTGAAATCAGCCAAAGTACTTCTCAGTGCTCCATCGATTGCTTTGCTGTATTGTCCAATGATTACGGCTTAGAACTTCAAAAAAGGAACTCTTCTTATAGCACACCCCAAGCATGTGAAAGTTAATGTCCAAAAGGTCCATTTTCATAGGAATTAACCAACGATCTTCACACCTTTAGAGATGGCAACGGGTACACAAATATCACTCTACTCGAACCCGACCCcaattaatattttcaatatCCAAACTCATCTCAAacccaattacaatttatccttaACTACTCAAACTCGATTATTATTAAGAATATACAATTTGTAACATTAAAATCCCTTTTTATTGAGAAACACTtaaatgttaaatgtgttaaaacATAATATAAATTCTTCATATATTAAACTTACAAATATAagatatttacaatttatttaacaAAGTATATTAAATCTATTTTTTATGTATAAACAAAGGTCCAAAAACTCATATTGTACTTTTTTGcaataaaattaatattcaacAACACTGTAGTAAATAGTTACAACACATTGTTGGTTGAAGAACTCAATACTCACCAGCAAAACCTCAAAAAATTAAAGGGTTTCATAATGAATTTACCTAACTGAACTCCCTAAAGCCACACTACCAATGTCCATTAAATTATAGATGGCTAATAGATTTAAAAATATGATATGATAATTGTtggtaaattataataaattaaaataataattaaaatataaagaataaattaaataataattaaaacataagaaataaaataatgagaTTGATCAAGTTGAGGTacgaatatttaattaattaatattttaaaattttaaaaaaaaattttattgatacagCTTAAAAGATTTAAATTATGAATAAAACACATTAAGACAGCTAAATAATTCGAATTAACACAGAATataaatgacttttttttttattattattaccttGATGCATTTGCCACCTCTAAATTAAATCAAACGTTTTTGCTTTGTTTTGATGAAAACTACGTACCACCATCATGCATGAATGATTATTAATATCCAATACCAAAATCCAAAAGAAAGGCTCTTGCCCTACAATAAGACAACCAAAACCAAGAAAAGGCACTAATCCCTTGCAATTGAATATATATGGGAGTCGTTGCCTTTAGATGGGCCCTCTGCACCAAACATTGCCCCTCCCAAATTGAAGCTCTATTGCCCTTAATGAAACTCTTCTGTTGAACATTTAAGGCACAGTTTGTTGATCTGAAGTTTATATTTGTCCTGTTATTGAATTTCTTCTTCAATACTTAATTATTCCCTCACCTATACAGCCAACCAACCATGTTTGAAGTTGACTTGATTAGATGTCTCTGCGTCATTTAGCCTGTTGTGATTTTCCCAGGAATACGCCATTGTGAACTTCAATTTGGAAAATTTCACATATTGCTTGTTTTTTCTTGTTTGTCTTCTCATGAAATTTTCTTTACTCATTGAATCTTCATGAATTTCTAGTCCCACTAATTAATGTAATCTGGTGAGCTATGATGGAGAGAAAatgacttctttttttttttatttaattaactttaattgaaatttgaattcaaaattttttaattttgaaaatgacTGCAATAAGTCAATTTCcagttaaatttattatgagtctCCATATCTTAGAGAATCCGCTAACTCCAAGTCATTGTCTTGACAActgaatttttggttattttgccaaTTTAAAGGAAATATATGGATAGATAAGCTTCATTTTAAGAGGTAACTCCATATGGAGACAAGGCAATTTCTTGGAATCTAAGTGAGAAGAAGGGGGTGGAAATTACTAAAAAGAAAAATACATTAAATAGCCCTAATTACACTTACCCCTTTTTTCCTGTTAAGCCATTTAACTAACTAAAATACATAATTTGATTCTACCGAAacctaaattaaaagaaaaacataTTAATACCAATGAATTTTGATATAGTGATactaaatttatattcaaattgtgaGTCTCGAATTCAAATTTTGGacagaattaattaattatattgttTACTTAAATAGAGTGAAAATAGACAATATCAAAGTGCTCCTAAAAAGGGACTATGTATCCAATCTCACGATTATATGAATAATTATATATTGCAGTAAACAAATTTAtgatattgaatttttttttttttttaactaaagtatTTGCTTGTATGTATAACaatatccaaaataattattgaatGATTCATAAACTCAATATTAGCTAATattattgtatatatatataattcaaatttatgcataaatatatgagaaaatttattatttagtccttacattttaataaaactaattatttagttttttattttaaaaaataaactattagtccttatattttattgtattaaattGTTTAGTCCCTCTTTGAATTTTTCTATTAGTCAATATCAATCAAACTACTTGTTAGTCCCTCTATTTTAGAGAAATTAATtacttagtttttatattttaaaaacaaaTTAATTTATCCCTGTAATTTAGTTTCGTTAACTATTTAGcctcataatttttatttatacctAAATGACTCTAATTCTCATATCTTATTTTTCTCTTCCCATATTTCTTCTCTCTCATGCACCCACACCCTTTTCCCCTCACTCTCTCTTTGTTTTTCATCTTTTGAGAGGTGCAAGTTGTCTACCTTAAATGTTAATCAGTCCCCTAGATCTTTGACTagtcaataaaaattattttctaatagagaaaatacaaaaataatgttcaagaaattaaatgaaaatacttgaataatttaaaatatatatatataaattcaaattagtctctagtaaaatttttatttttatctaagaatataatttttaaaatattatacttttaaaatatagagatcaattaattaatttcactaaaataaagatactaaataataatattaatttagttataaaATAGGAACTAAATAACCGTTTGAGTAGTATTGACCAATAAAAAAGTTTGACGAAGAGATTAAATAGTTTAACATaagtaaaatatagagattaaatagttaattttattaaaatataaagactaaataataattttctctaaatatatttaaaataatgaaaaattcttATTAGGCTCTATCCATCATAAATTCAAGATAAAAATTTATAAGACTCACATATTTAATAGATAAATCTCaccatatattttttattttaaatttattatgaacGACTCTAAATAAGAAAATTTCTGATGTTAtgttttttttaacaaaatattataTTCATTGGAATTAAAGGGTTTAACatttaatatatgaaaatttcATTGTAGGGTTGAACAGAaaaagcttaaaaagtgaaaggCGATTTAATGTATTGGTGGGCTTTGCTTTGCTAACATTTTGACGTTGTCTTTAGGGAATTGATGAATTAAAAAATTGGAATTTGAAAGGTGGAGTCGCTTTCCAGAGAATTGGTCTTTCCGCAGAAAGTTGCAACTCACTAAACAATGTTTTGAGGGCAGTCACTTTCTTTACTCCTTCCCTTCGCAGTCTAAATTGAAACAGGACCCTTTAGACTTAAGGGTTTGTTTCGGTTTGAAATTGAACcaaaatcaatttgatttaatttgactcaaaaggaaataaaaattaaaattaaaattggaaaaaaattattattcaatCTCAAACTCTCAATTTTAAAAAGCCACAATAATTATTACAAAtttgattttatataaaaataaatttaataattactagattaaatattaaaattaatgattCTAACTCAAAACTAATCAGATCAGACAGATCCGATGTAGAGGTATAGAATTTTGAGCATCTCCCTCTTGTCAAGGTCACTTTGCCACGCCACTTCTGACCCTCGATTCTTCACCTAATTTTgttacaattaattaattaagtgtacttattattttaatgacaataaataataaaaaaattagtagCCAGGCTTGGGTTCTGGAGGGTTGAAATATATTCTAGAAGGGAAATCCGTTGGTCTACCACCGTCAGCCGGAATCCATTGTCACAATAATATATTTGAAGGGGTGTTTGATTGACTGATTTATGCTATTTATTAATCGACAAATGTTTAAatagttaaattaatttatttaataatattcatTCTTACATGATAAATATATATacctataaattattttattttttaaaattattttaatttgtatatatattatataataaattattaattatgttatatactttatttattattaatgaattgattTTAATTAACGCGGACTCTACCTATAAGTAGACTATTGAGTGATAAAAATGCCATGCATGAAATGATTATCCTGGAGGTTGGGTCACAATAGGCCTAATTAAACTTTGCTAATATGTTTATGACCCCTACTACTCAATACTACCTAATTTGCTTTCAAAAATCCTCATGGGCTGCCTTTGGAATAACATTCTAATAGTGAATTTCATAAATCAAAATCCCTAATAATACTCTTTCAAAAATTTGAACCTTGAATTTATCATTTTGAGTAATCTATTGACCATTATATTAGATAAATAAATTGAATATAAAGATTATATTAAAACTAAAGGAAGAATACAAAGATTCTGTTTTATCTTCCTCATATCTGAAATACAATGCAAGTGTATACCAAAAGCTCCTCACTGTACAACAAACAACTCCCAAAACAAATcccaaaaaaggaaaaagaagaaaaaaaacattaattaaagaaaaaaaaaaaggaaaaatctgATTTTGTGGCAGTAAAAACTGGTTAGTAACAACAAATTGGGCAACGTATTAGCCCATTCTCATTACAATATTGGCAACGTTGAAAGCCATATTCACCATCTTCTTCTGCTTCTGCTTCTGCTTCTGcttctgcttcttcttcttcttcttcttcatcgcgTTCATAGTAAATCTTACAGCTCCCACAACATGTCTCGCATGGCACAAATCTGATATCCCCACAAGCCTCACAAGTTCCATTACCAATTCCACCACTGTCCTGCACCATTTCACAATCTTCAACCACTTTCTCTAGCTCTCCTTCTTCGTGCATTCGCCTTATCTCCTCAGCTCCGCCGATGTACTTTATTCCCACGAACACCTTTGGTAGTCCTCCTCCGCTAAACCCTTCTCCCAAtagctctcttaactcctcctTAAACCCTGAATGCATCGACACGTCTCGCTCATCAATTCGAACACCTAAGCTTTTTAGGATCACCCTCACATGGCAGCAATCTTCGTATGTTTTTCGAACTCCTCGTAGGCTTGTGAAGTATACTACCACCTTCTCCTTGCCGCCTTTGTAAATCTCTTTAATTTGATTGTTGCCGGCGGAGGCAGGAGGAGCAGGTGATTGTTGTTTCTCGCCGTCCGATGGCTTGAGGTAAAATGGATGGGTGGGAGAGAGATCTTGGAAAGATTTTCTGAAAGCGGAAAAGATTTGAGGGTCGAATTCTGGACAATGGGAATTTGCTTCTTCATCGGCTAATTGAAGCCACAGAGGTTTCCGATTAGTCTGAGACTTATTTGATGAAAATGTGACACCATTAATTCCTGGGCTATCAAGAACTGGACTTGGATAGCGAGAAACATCGAAAGAGAAGCTGCGAAACCGATGAGGCAGATGTACAgaaccatcatcttcttcaagcCCTGCCATAAGCTCCCAAGCATTGATCGTTTCAGGCTCTCCCGGCGGCGTTCTTACCGGTGTTTTAGGGACAATTTTGGGAATTTTTTCTTGGATCATATTAGACCATGACTTGGCTTCAATTAAACCCACCGAAAATTCTTTGGTCTTCGATTCCTCATCATCTGAAATCCCATTTTGCCCATCACACACACTCAAATTCTCCTCATCATTGCCTCTCGCTGCCCAAATATCAATAGCATCGTTGACGCTGTCCTTGTAATTGGAAGGTGAATCGAGCGCCAGAGAGCCTAATGTAGTGGAGGTGAGCGCCACTACATGGTAGTTATCGCCTTTATTCTGCGGCGGATGAACCACATGCATTGAGTAGCTCCGAGGCGTCGGAGAGTAGGGTGCGTGGCAGTGCCGGCAACGCTTTTGTTTTGAGCTAGCACAACCCATCTACGAAAGTCCTTGAAAAAACAGAGAAAGCTTGGAGAAAGAAAATACAGAGCAAATTTGCCTTATAAAATTACAGACATTAAAGATTCGCTGGATGGGTATGAGAGTTCTGGTAAGGAATCAATTAGAAAGAagcaaaaaattgaaaattttggaaacaGATTATATGATCGAGAAATGCATCCAACCtccataaataataataaaaaaaaaccgcAGGGACAGATCCATCAAAACACGTAAAGAAACCGAAACTGCCTAATCGGGTCTTAAATAATCAAGAAACCGAGCTCAATCAAAGAACCCAAAAAGCAGAATTTGAAGAAAAAGAGGGAATGAAAAGCTGAaacagaaaggaagaagaaggagACAATATAGAAGATTT
The Hevea brasiliensis isolate MT/VB/25A 57/8 chromosome 15, ASM3005281v1, whole genome shotgun sequence genome window above contains:
- the LOC131173910 gene encoding uncharacterized protein At5g39865-like: MGCASSKQKRCRHCHAPYSPTPRSYSMHVVHPPQNKGDNYHVVALTSTTLGSLALDSPSNYKDSVNDAIDIWAARGNDEENLSVCDGQNGISDDEESKTKEFSVGLIEAKSWSNMIQEKIPKIVPKTPVRTPPGEPETINAWELMAGLEEDDGSVHLPHRFRSFSFDVSRYPSPVLDSPGINGVTFSSNKSQTNRKPLWLQLADEEANSHCPEFDPQIFSAFRKSFQDLSPTHPFYLKPSDGEKQQSPAPPASAGNNQIKEIYKGGKEKVVVYFTSLRGVRKTYEDCCHVRVILKSLGVRIDERDVSMHSGFKEELRELLGEGFSGGGLPKVFVGIKYIGGAEEIRRMHEEGELEKVVEDCEMVQDSGGIGNGTCEACGDIRFVPCETCCGSCKIYYERDEEEEEEEAEAEAEAEAEEDGEYGFQRCQYCNENGLIRCPICCY